Proteins co-encoded in one Apodemus sylvaticus chromosome 6, mApoSyl1.1, whole genome shotgun sequence genomic window:
- the Lrrn3 gene encoding leucine-rich repeat neuronal protein 3, protein MKDTPLQVHVLLGLAITTLVQAVDKKVDCPQLCTCEIRPWFTPRSTYMEASTVDCNDLGLLNFPTRLPADTQILLLQTNNIARIEHSTDLPVNLTGLDLSQNNLSSVTNINVQKMPQLLSVYLEENKLTELPEKCLYGLSSLQELYINHNLLSTISPGAFIGLRNLLRLHLNSNRLQMINSKWFDALPNLEILMLGDNPIIRIKDMDFQPLLKLRSLVIAGINLTEIPDDALVGLENLESISFYDNRLNKVPQVALQKAVNLKFLDLNKNPINRIRRGDFSNMLHLKELGINNMPELVSIDSLAVDNLPDLRKIEATNNPRLSYIHPNAFFRLPKLESLMLNSNALSALYHGTIESLPNLKEISIHSNPIRCDCVIRWINMNKTNVRFMEPDSLFCVDPPEFQGQNVRQVHFRDMMEICLPLIAPESFPSNLDVEVDSYVSLHCRATAEPQPEIYWITPSGKKLLPNTLREKFYVHSEGTLDIRGITPKEGGLYTCIATNLVGADLKSIMIKVGGSVPQDNNGSLNIKIRDIRANSVLVSWKASSKILKSSVKWTAFVKTEESHAAQSARIPSDVKVYNLTHLKPSTEYKICIDIPTIYQKSRKQCVNVTTKSLEHDGKEYGKSHTVFVACVGGLLGIIGVMCLFSCVSQEGNCEGEHGYAVNHCHKPALAFGELYPPLINLWESSKENRASLEVKATAIGVPTNMS, encoded by the coding sequence ATGAAGGACACGCCACTCCAAGTCCATGTGCTACTTGGCCTAGCTATCACTACACTAGTACAAGCTGTAGATAAAAAAGTGGATTGCCCCCAATTATGTACATGTGAGATCAGGCCTTGGTTTACCCCCAGATCCACCTATATGGAAGCATCTACAGTGGACTGTAATGATTTAGGGCTTTTAAACTTCCCAACCAGATTGCCTGCAGACACACAGATTCTGCTCCTACAGACTAACAATATTGCAAGAATTGAACATTCCACAGACTTGCCCGTAAACCTTACTGGCCTGGACTTATCTCAAAACAATTTATCTTCAGTCACTAATATTAATGTACAAAAGATGCCTCAGCttctctctgtgtacctggaggaAAACAAGCTAACTGAGCTGCCTGAAAAGTGTCTGTATGGACTGAGCAGCCTGCAAGAACTCTACATTAATCACAACTTGCTCTCGACCATTTCTCCTGGAGCCTTTATCGGCCTACGTAATCTTCTCCGACTTCATCTCAACTCAAACAGACTGCAGATGATCAACAGTAAGTGGTTTGATGCTCTTCCCAATCTCGAGATTCTGATGCTTGGGGACAATCCCATCATTAGAATCAAGGACATGGACTTTCAGCCTCTTCTCAAGCTTCGCAGTCTGGTTATAGCTGGCATAAACCTCACGGAAATACCAGATGACGCCTTGGTTGGACTGGAAAACCTAGAAAGCATCTCTTTTTATGATAATAGGCTTAATAAGGTACCCCAGGTTGCTCTTCAAAAAGCTGTCAACCTTAAGTTTTTGGATCTAAATAAAAATCCTATTAACAGAATACGAAGGGGTGATTTTAGCAATATGCTACACTTGAAGGAGTTGGGGATAAACAATATGCCTGAACTTGTCTCCATTGACAGTCTCGCTGTGGATAACTTGCCGGATTTGCGAAAAATAGAAGCTACCAACAACCCCAGATTGTCTTACATCCACCCTAATGCATTTTTCAGACTCCCAAAGCTAGAATCTCTCATGCTTAACAGCAACGCCCTCAGTGCCCTCTACCATGGTACCATAGAGTCTTTGCCAAACCTCAAGGAAATCAGCATACACAGCAATCCCATTCGGTGTGACTGTGTAATCCGCTGGATTAACATGAACAAAACCAACGTTCGGTTTATGGAGCCAGATTCTCTGTTCTGTGTGGACCCACCCGAATTCCAAGGCCAGAATGTTCGGCAGGTGCATTTCAGGGATATGATGGAAATTTGCCTCCCTCTGATAGCTCCTGAGAGTTTTCCTTCTAACCTGGATGTAGAAGTTGACAGCTATGTGTCGCTTCACTGCAGAGCTACTGCAGAACCCCAGCCTGAAATCTACTGGATCACACCTTCCGGTAAAAAATTATTGCCAAATACTCTGAGAGAGAAGTTCTATGTTCATTCTGAAGGCACGCTAGATATAAGAGGCATAACCCCAAAGGAGGGTGGGTTGTACACCTGCATAGCAACTAACCTAGTCGGTGCGGACTTGAAGTCTATTATGATCAAAGTGGGAGGTTCTGTTCCCCAGGATAATAATGggtcattaaatattaaaataagagaTATCCGGGCCAATTCTGTTCTGGTGTCTTGGAAAGCGAGCTCTAAAATTCTCAAATCCAGCGTTAAGTGGACAGCCTTTGTCAAGACTGAAGAGTCTCATGCTGCCCAAAGTGCTCGAATACCATCTGATGTCAAGGTATATAATCTTACTCATCTGAAACCATCCACTGAGTACAAAATTTGTATTGATATTCCCACCATCTATCAGAAAAGCAGAAAGCAATGTGTGAATGTCACCACGAAAAGTCTGGAGCATGACGGAAAAGAATATGGAAAGAGTCACACAGTATTTGTGGCCTGCGTTGGAGGCCTTCTGGGGATCATTGGTGTAATGTGTCTTTTCAGCTGTGTCTCACAAGAAGGGAACTGTGAGGGTGAACACGGCTATGCTGTGAATCACTGTCACAAGCCCGCCTTGGCATTCGGTGAGCTTTACCCTCCTCTAATCAACCTCTGGGAGTCCAGCAAAGAAAACCGGGCATCATTGGAAGTAAAGGCAACTGCTATTGGTGTGCCGACAAACATGTcctaa